From Methanoculleus sp. SDB, one genomic window encodes:
- a CDS encoding iron ABC transporter produces MYHRRLTLAATAVLSILLVSAIVLSVMIGVSGIDVSTVIAILAEPLTGEIPWWSSADAIIVTEIRLPRALIAAMVGVCLTASGVVLQGLFKNPMADPYFLGISNGAALGATLVIAGGGFLGLGFYSLPVLSFLFGLATIFLVYTIARMGNQVPVNTLLLSGIAIAAFLSAVNSFILFTAEMNLHQILFWMMGGLSGRGWDYFWIILPFTVVVPLILVYLAPQMNAIMFGEESAMYAGVDVVRLKKLLIVLVSLITAAAVAVSGIIGFVGLIIPHIARLAVGPDHRILVPVSLLAGGVFLVLADIAARVVISPAELPIGVITALCGVPFFLYLLRKNRGVL; encoded by the coding sequence ATGTATCACCGCAGACTGACACTGGCGGCAACGGCAGTTTTGTCGATCCTGCTCGTGTCAGCCATCGTGCTGTCGGTCATGATCGGGGTCTCCGGCATTGACGTTTCCACGGTCATCGCCATTCTCGCCGAACCGCTCACGGGCGAGATCCCATGGTGGAGCAGCGCCGACGCGATCATTGTAACCGAAATCCGGCTCCCGAGAGCCCTGATCGCGGCGATGGTCGGCGTCTGCCTGACAGCCAGCGGTGTCGTCCTGCAGGGCCTGTTTAAAAATCCGATGGCGGATCCCTATTTTCTGGGAATATCAAACGGTGCCGCGCTCGGTGCCACGCTCGTCATCGCGGGCGGCGGGTTTCTGGGACTCGGGTTTTATTCCCTTCCGGTCCTGTCGTTTCTCTTCGGCCTCGCCACGATCTTTCTCGTGTACACCATCGCACGGATGGGCAACCAGGTGCCGGTCAATACCCTGCTCCTCTCGGGAATTGCGATTGCGGCGTTTCTTTCGGCCGTCAACTCGTTCATCCTGTTCACCGCGGAGATGAACCTGCACCAGATTCTCTTCTGGATGATGGGCGGACTGAGCGGCCGGGGATGGGACTATTTCTGGATTATTCTTCCGTTTACCGTTGTCGTGCCCCTCATCCTCGTGTACCTCGCGCCCCAGATGAACGCGATCATGTTCGGCGAGGAGTCGGCGATGTACGCGGGCGTCGATGTCGTCAGGCTCAAGAAACTGCTTATCGTTCTGGTCTCGCTCATCACCGCCGCGGCGGTGGCCGTGAGCGGCATCATCGGCTTCGTGGGCCTGATCATCCCCCATATCGCCCGGCTCGCGGTCGGCCCGGACCACCGCATTCTTGTCCCGGTCTCGCTGCTCGCAGGCGGCGTGTTTCTGGTGCTGGCCGATATCGCGGCGCGGGTCGTCATCTCCCCGGCGGAACTCCCGATTGGCGTCATCACGGCACTCTGCGGGGTGCCGTTTTTCCTCTACCTGCTGAGAAAAAACCGGGGGGTGCTGTAG